A region of Brassica napus cultivar Da-Ae unplaced genomic scaffold, Da-Ae ScsIHWf_1206;HRSCAF=1726, whole genome shotgun sequence DNA encodes the following proteins:
- the LOC106370151 gene encoding uncharacterized protein LOC106370151 codes for MADKNVLAICLVFLVASTVVYEAQGTFLLKMYLRRKMFRRARDFTPFACKGMLFLIKRLRGGCPATREFKKFFSLFTSYVKFISNASATSKSTDTQITSQVDGLASAMSELTAVKGRAPSNTDFRDAMLSMGKTLIEQKKSDSQSTTFQQRKELVVALVQWTKTITILVKTAVELRVGKSMDISKLGLDVDVNSIVGSERIETSSSNITTGGHSNVSTSGSVTTTRSERNTKTGSNNHIGVSTETGSPNIKNGSQNSGLSP; via the exons atgGCTGATAAAAATGTACTAGCAATATGTCTGGTGTTTCTAGTAGCATCAACTGTGGTGTACGAGGCGCAAGGAACATTCTTGCTAAAGATGTACTTGAGGAGGAAAATGTTTCGAAGGGCAAGAGACTTTACACCATTCGCATGCAAAGGTATGTTATTTTTGATCAAGAGACTTCGAGGTGGGTGTCCTGCGACTAGAGAATTCAAGAAATTCTTTTCACTCTTCACGTCTTACGTTAAATTCATCAGCAATGCCTCGGCCACATCGAAAAGCACAGATACACAGATCACATCACAAGTTGATGGCCTAGCCAGTGCTATGTCTGAATTAACTGCTGTTAAAGGCAGAGCACCA TCGAATACGGATTTTAGAGACGCAATGCTGTCAATGGGAAAAACTTTGATTGAACAGAAGAAAAGTGATTCACAGAGTACGACATTTCAGCAAAGGAAAGAGTTGGTCGTGGCTCTGGTGCAATGGACTAAAACCATCACTATATTGGTAAAAACTGCTGTGGAGTTGAGAGTAGGAAAGTCGATGGATATATCGAAGCTAGGGCTTGACGTTGATGTTAACTCCATTGTTGGAAGTGAAAGAATCGAAACTAGTTCCTCAAACATTACGACGGGAGGCCACAGCAACGTAAGCACATCCGGAAGTGTCACAACCACCAGATCAGAAAGAAACACTAAAACAGGATCAAACAATCATATTGGTGTAAGCACcgaaactggttctccaaacaTTAAAAACGGAAGTCAAAACAGCGGTTTATCACCATAA